In Deltaproteobacteria bacterium, a genomic segment contains:
- a CDS encoding N-acetyltransferase: MQGYRISTNPDDLDFEAIYSFISQSYWAVGIPRATLFKAIANSLCFGVYKETGEQVGFARVITDKATFAYLGDVFIVESSRGLGLGKWLVEAIVSHPELQGLRRMVLATRDAHGLYARYGFTAIEHPEMLMQIWHPDIYETRKA; the protein is encoded by the coding sequence GTGCAGGGATACAGGATAAGCACGAATCCGGACGACCTCGATTTTGAGGCCATCTACTCGTTTATCTCTCAAAGCTATTGGGCCGTTGGCATCCCTCGGGCCACCCTTTTCAAGGCGATAGCAAACTCATTGTGTTTCGGTGTCTACAAGGAGACGGGAGAACAGGTGGGTTTTGCCCGAGTGATCACGGACAAGGCGACTTTTGCGTATCTTGGTGACGTTTTTATCGTCGAGTCGTCCCGTGGGCTGGGGCTGGGCAAATGGTTGGTGGAAGCCATTGTTTCCCACCCGGAACTCCAAGGCTTGAGGCGCATGGTCTTGGCAACACGTGACGCACACGGCCTATACGCACGATATGGGTTCACGGCCATAGAACATCCCGAGATGTTGATGCAAATCTGGCATCCCGACATCTACGAAACGCGTAAGGCATGA